A single region of the Gadus morhua chromosome 5, gadMor3.0, whole genome shotgun sequence genome encodes:
- the exoc5 gene encoding exocyst complex component 5 translates to MATTAQLFEEPFDADEYIERLAWRTPGGGSKGGAEAFDPKRLLEEFENHIEELKQLDEKLQRRVEKLEHQCHREAKEFAHKVQDLQRSNQVAFQHFQELDEHISYVATKVCHLGDQLEGVNTPRQRAVEAQRLMTYFNEFLDGELRSDVFHNPEKIKEAADIIQKLHLIAQELPFDRFADVKAKIASKYHDLERQLIQEFTAAQRRGEIGRMREVAAVLLHFKGYAHCVDVYIKQCQEGAYLRNDVFEDTGTLCQRVNKQVGEVFSSPEAVMAKLIQNIFENKLQAHVKEKLDGTRHSDAEQYLKNLYDLYSRTTALAAKLTEFNLGSDKHTFLSKLIKNIFSCYLESYIDMEKDYLRNRSAMILQRYYDSKNHQKRPIGGGSIQELKERIRQRTNLPLGPSIDTHGETFLSQEVVVNLLQETRHAFERCNRLSDPSDLPKNAFSIFLLLVEHLCVDHIDYALEIGLSAIPSADAKNANLYFLDVVQQANTIFHLFDKQFNDHLMPLISSSPKLTECLHKKKETIEQMEVKLDTGIDRTLNCMVGQMKHILATEQKKTDFRPEDENNVMIQYTTACSKVCAYVSRQVDRVRKSMDGKNVDTVLMELGVRFHRLIHEHLQQYGYSSMGGMLAICDVAEYRRCAKDFRVPLVLQLFDTLHALCNLLVVAPDNLKQVCSGEQLTNLDRNLLHAFVQLRLDYRPSRLGRHFS, encoded by the exons ATGGCGACGACCGCTCAGCTGTTCGAG GAGCCCTTTGATGCTGACGAATACATAGAGAGGCTGGCCTGGAGAACGCCTGGCGGAGGCTCAAAGGGCGGGGCGGAGGCGTTTGACCCCAAAAG GCTGCTGGAGGAGTTTGAGAACCACATTGAGGAGCTGAAGCAGCTAGACGAGAAGCTCCAGCGGCGCGTGGAGAAGCTGGAGCACCAGTGCCACCGCGAGGCCAAAGAGTTTGCACACAAAGTCCAGGACCTGCAGCGGAGTAACCAG GTGGCCTTCCAGCACTTCCAGGAGCTGGACGAGCACATCAGCTACGTGGCCACCAAGGTGTGTCACCTTGGTGACCAGCTGGAGGGGGTGAACACCCCCCGCCAGCGGGCGGTGGAGGCACAGCGCCTCATGACCTACTTCAACGAGTTTCTGGACGGAGAGCTGCGCAGTGACGTCTTCCACAACCCGGAGaag aTTAAGGAGGCGGCTGATATCATTCAGAAGCTGCACCTCATTGCCCAGGAGCTGCCGTTTGACAG ATTTGCAGATGTCAAGGCAAAGATCGCCA gtaaGTACCATGACCTGGAGCGCCAGTTGATCCAGGAGTTCACTGCGGctcagaggaggggggaaaTCGGACGCATGCGTGAGGTAGCAGCGGTCCTGCTACATTTCAAG GGATATGCACACTGCGTGGACGTGTACATCAAGCAATGCCAGGAG GGAGCCTACCTGAGGAACGATGTGTTTGAGGACACTGGGACCCTCTGCCAGAGAGTCAACAAGCAGGTCGGGGAGGTGTTCAGCAGCCCGGAGGCCGTCATGGCCAAACTCATCCAGAACATCTTTGAGAACAAATTACAG GCCCACGTGAAGGAGAAGCTGGACGGGACCAGACACTCGGACGCGGAGCAGTACCTGAAGAACCTCTATGACCTTTACAGCAG GACGACTGCATTGGCAGCTAAGCTGACTGAGTTCAACCTGGGCTCAGACAAGCACACGTTCCTGTCCAAGCTTATCAAAAACATCTTCTCCTGCTACCTGGAAAGCTACATCGACATGGAAAAAGACTACCTTCGCAACCGCAGCGCCATGATCCTCCAGCGCTACTACGACTCCAAGAACCACCAGAAACGGCCCATCGGCGGCGGCAG CATccaggagctgaaggagaggaTCCGGCAGCGCACCAACCTGCCCCTGGGCCCCAGCATCGACACCCACGGGGAGACCTTCCTCtcccaggaggtggtggtcaaCCTGCTGCAGGAGACGCGGCACGCCTTCGAGAGGTGCAACCGG CTGTCAGATCCCTCTGACCTGCCCAAGAACGCCTTCTCCATCTtcctgctgctggtggagcaCCTGTGTGTCGATCACATCGACTACGCTCTGGAGATCGGCCTGTCGG CGATCCCCTCAGCGGATGCAAAGAATGCCAACCTGTACTTCCTGGACGTGGTGCAGCAAGCCAACACCATCTTCCACCTGTTTGACAAGCAGTTCAACGACCACCTCATGCCTCTCATAAG CTCTTCTCCTAAGCTGACAGAATGTCTGCATAAGAAGAAAGAGACGATCGAACAAATGGAAGTCAAACTGGACACGGGCATAGACAG GACGCTGAACTGCATGGTGGGCCAGATGAAGCACATCCTGGCCACGGAGCAGAAGAAGACCGACTTCAGGCCGGAGGACGAAAACAACGTCATGATCCAGTACACCACT GCGTGCTCCAAGGTGTGTGCGTACGTGAGCCGGCAGGTGGACCGCGTGCGCAAGTCGATGGACGGCAAGAACGTGGACACGGTGCTGATGGAGCTGGGCGTGCGCTTCCACCGCCTCATCCACGAGCACCTGCAGCAGTACGGCTACAGCTCCATGGGAGGCATGCTGGCCATCTGCGACGTGGCCGAGTACCGGCGCTGCGCCAAGGACTTCAGg GTGCCCCTAGTACTGCAGCTCTTTGACACGCTCCACGCCCTGTGCAACCTGCTTGTGGTCGCCCCCGACAACCTGAAGCAGGTGTGCTCCGGCGAGCAGCTGACGAACCTGGACCGGAACCTGCTGCACGCCTTCGTTCAGCTGCGGTTGGACTACCGGCCCTCGCGCCTGGGCCGCCACTTCAGCTAG